In Blautia sp. SC05B48, a single genomic region encodes these proteins:
- a CDS encoding glycoside hydrolase family 3 C-terminal domain-containing protein, whose product MISVEMEDVLAVLQLCKPYIIGIIAALVIGIVIMIACRRMSRDKRFLIRGEAAIAMVLAVVVCVNMICFGPMATLIGLATGNGTLSDETNEEAAEVAEEIMEDGIVLLKNESLLPLNETKKLNIFGWESINPAYGGAGSGGINDLYDIVSLNQGLENAGFSINQELVDFYNNYGADNPEMSIQKQSWTLPEPPVDTYDDELIKSAKEYSDVAVVVLSRKAGEGHNDIPMDVKKAAYDNNSDEYDDFPEGEHYLQLSQTERDMVDMVCSNFDNVIVIYNGANQFELGFADEYPQIKSVVWCPGTGNVGFNALGKVFSGEVNPSGKTPDTFIYDMTTAPWWNNAEKIEYTNLADMAVEGMNAGTAQVYAPAFTNYVEGIYVGYKYYETAAQEGAIDYDKTVQYPFGYGLSYTEFEQKMGELEEKDGQISVDVEVTNTGDVAGKDVVEVYYKPPYTNGGIEKSSANLIEFAKTDLLQPGESQIVTVTFSIEDMASYDENNAKAYVLEKGDYIISINSDSHTVLDQKTYTADADVVYKGENKRASDDTAATNVFEDAKGDVTYLSRADHFANYEEATVAPASAELGEPYVSEYHLNSNFDKTTYLNDEDVMPTTGADNGLTLADMRDADYDDPRWEKLLDQLTVDEMANMIAMAGYQTAAMDSVGKVATLDFDGPAAINNNFTGVGSIGFPIEVVVASTWNKELAQAWGECMGKMSQEMGAEGWYAPGMNTHRTAFGARNYEYFSEDGVLAGNMGAKAVEGARKYGVYSYIKHFALYEGNAKMVSVWSNEQAIREIYLKPFEISVKQGGANAVMVSWSFLGDKWTGESSNLMNTVLRDEWGFRGMALTDFFRNNGHGFMNADAALANGVDAMLSTFNGEENNVANQKHPTSVLQMRNACKNVMYTVVSSWAYDGEHEETGMENWKKAGIGIDIVIALFMAGMEVLVIRGYKKRKNAE is encoded by the coding sequence ATGATCAGTGTTGAAATGGAAGATGTTCTGGCGGTATTACAATTATGCAAACCGTATATTATCGGTATTATTGCTGCACTTGTAATTGGAATCGTAATTATGATAGCATGCCGCAGGATGTCCAGGGACAAAAGATTTCTGATAAGAGGGGAAGCTGCGATCGCAATGGTTCTTGCAGTTGTTGTCTGCGTGAATATGATCTGTTTTGGACCAATGGCTACGTTGATTGGACTGGCAACGGGAAATGGAACTTTAAGTGATGAAACAAATGAAGAAGCTGCGGAAGTAGCAGAAGAAATTATGGAAGACGGAATTGTTCTTCTGAAGAATGAAAGCCTGCTTCCTTTAAATGAAACAAAAAAACTGAATATTTTTGGCTGGGAATCTATTAATCCGGCTTACGGAGGAGCTGGTTCCGGTGGAATTAATGATCTGTATGATATTGTCAGTCTGAATCAGGGACTTGAAAATGCCGGATTTTCTATTAACCAGGAACTGGTTGATTTTTATAACAATTATGGTGCAGATAATCCGGAAATGTCTATCCAGAAACAGAGCTGGACATTACCGGAGCCACCTGTAGATACTTACGATGATGAGCTTATTAAAAGTGCGAAAGAGTATTCTGATGTGGCAGTTGTGGTTCTTTCCAGAAAAGCAGGTGAAGGTCATAATGATATTCCTATGGATGTAAAAAAAGCAGCATATGATAATAATTCAGATGAATATGATGATTTTCCTGAGGGAGAGCATTATTTACAGCTTTCACAAACTGAGAGAGATATGGTGGATATGGTTTGCTCAAACTTTGATAATGTGATTGTGATTTATAATGGGGCAAATCAGTTTGAACTTGGTTTCGCAGATGAATATCCTCAGATTAAATCTGTTGTATGGTGCCCCGGAACGGGAAATGTGGGATTTAATGCACTTGGTAAAGTATTTTCAGGTGAAGTCAATCCTTCCGGAAAAACACCGGATACATTTATTTATGATATGACGACTGCTCCGTGGTGGAATAATGCAGAAAAAATAGAGTATACAAATCTGGCAGATATGGCTGTTGAAGGAATGAACGCAGGAACTGCGCAGGTGTATGCTCCGGCATTTACCAATTATGTGGAAGGCATTTATGTAGGATACAAGTACTATGAAACAGCTGCACAGGAAGGTGCGATTGATTACGATAAGACTGTACAGTATCCATTTGGATATGGTCTGAGTTACACGGAATTTGAACAGAAAATGGGTGAACTGGAGGAAAAAGACGGACAGATTTCTGTAGATGTAGAAGTAACCAATACCGGAGATGTTGCCGGGAAAGATGTAGTAGAAGTGTATTATAAACCGCCATATACAAATGGGGGAATTGAGAAATCTTCTGCAAATCTGATCGAGTTTGCAAAAACAGATCTGCTTCAGCCGGGAGAATCTCAGATTGTTACAGTTACATTTAGTATAGAAGATATGGCATCTTATGATGAGAATAATGCAAAAGCATATGTTCTTGAAAAAGGTGACTATATAATCTCTATTAACAGCGATTCACACACTGTGCTGGATCAGAAAACTTATACTGCAGATGCTGATGTAGTATATAAGGGAGAAAATAAAAGAGCATCAGATGATACTGCAGCAACAAATGTATTTGAAGATGCAAAAGGCGATGTGACATATTTATCACGAGCAGATCATTTTGCAAATTATGAAGAGGCTACAGTAGCACCGGCATCTGCAGAGCTGGGTGAGCCATATGTTTCTGAATATCATCTGAACAGCAACTTTGATAAGACTACATATCTCAATGATGAGGATGTAATGCCGACAACGGGAGCAGATAATGGACTTACATTAGCTGATATGCGTGATGCTGATTATGACGATCCTCGTTGGGAAAAACTTCTGGATCAGCTTACTGTTGATGAAATGGCAAATATGATTGCAATGGCAGGTTATCAGACAGCAGCCATGGATTCTGTGGGAAAAGTGGCTACACTTGATTTCGATGGACCAGCAGCAATTAATAACAACTTTACAGGAGTTGGTTCTATTGGATTTCCAATTGAAGTTGTGGTTGCTTCCACATGGAATAAGGAACTTGCACAGGCCTGGGGTGAATGCATGGGCAAGATGAGTCAGGAAATGGGTGCAGAGGGCTGGTATGCACCAGGTATGAATACTCATAGAACCGCATTTGGAGCAAGAAACTATGAATACTTTTCAGAAGATGGAGTTCTTGCAGGAAATATGGGAGCAAAAGCAGTAGAAGGAGCAAGAAAATATGGAGTTTATTCTTACATCAAACATTTTGCTCTGTATGAGGGAAATGCAAAGATGGTAAGTGTCTGGTCAAATGAGCAGGCAATCCGAGAAATCTATCTGAAACCATTTGAAATTTCTGTAAAACAGGGTGGCGCAAATGCGGTTATGGTTTCCTGGAGTTTTCTTGGAGATAAATGGACTGGAGAAAGCAGCAACCTTATGAATACAGTTCTCAGAGATGAATGGGGATTCAGGGGAATGGCGCTTACAGACTTCTTCCGAAACAATGGTCATGGATTTATGAATGCAGATGCAGCTTTGGCGAATGGAGTAGATGCAATGTTGTCCACATTCAACGGAGAAGAGAACAATGTAGCCAATCAGAAGCATCCAACATCTGTACTTCAGATGAGGAATGCCTGCAAAAATGTCATGTATACAGTTGTAAGCAGCTGGGCTTATGATGGAGAACACGAAGAAACAGGTATGGAAAACTGGAAAAAAGCAGGAATTGGAATCGACATTGTAATAGCACTTTTCATGGCAGGAATGGAAGTACTGGTAATCAGAGGATATAAGAAAAGAAAGAATGCTGAATAA
- a CDS encoding glycoside hydrolase family 3 C-terminal domain-containing protein gives MKQQKLVEKMTIEEKAAILSGKTVWQTREIDRLSIPSIFLSDGPHGIRKQAGAGDHLGLNASLNATCFPTAATIANSWNQDLGEEIGQALGEEAASMDVNILLGPGLNIKRSPLCGRNFEYFSEDPYLSGKMAASYIRGIQSKGVYACPKHLAVNSQELRRMAMDAVVDERTLREIYLTGFEIAVKEGHAKAIMSSYNQINGIYANEDKHLLTDILRKDWGFDGIVITDWGGSNDHVKGVAAGSNLEMPSCGYDSAREVIAAVQKGKLKEVDLDERVGELVDAVMELTSGKKLSDKNFDRNAHHQLARKAAAESMILLKNEKQILPLDTKKSIAVIGDFAFSPRYQGAGSSMVNPTKVEDMSSILQQYDLNILGMTRGYHRNGDVDENDRKFALNLSMNADIVIFCFGLDEISESEGLDRTHMRIPQDQIDLLQDISKVNENVIGILSAGSAIEMPWHTCCKAILHGYLNGQAGASATLDILTGKVNPSGRLAETYPISYEQTPAFRYYPSNEKTSEYRESVYVGYRYYDTSKVRVQFPFGFGLSYTEFTYSDLIIEEDGIKVSVTNTGDRDGAEVVQMYVGLPNAIVFRPEKELKGFAKVYLKAGESRQLRIPFDDKTFRYWNIKTGQWEIETGTYQIMVGASVADIRLTGMTERTGNSKGYPYNPAKMPYYYTGIVQKISDEEFRELLGHEIPNGRWSGNLEINDAICQMYYAKSRLARLIYRCLTKMKKKSEAQGKPDLNILFIYNMPFRGIAKMTGGAVSMEMVYGIVDAVNGHFMLGVKKVVGGYFRNRRNNKKYEKLLKGDGGKRR, from the coding sequence ATGAAACAGCAAAAATTGGTTGAAAAGATGACAATAGAAGAAAAGGCAGCAATCCTCAGTGGAAAAACTGTCTGGCAGACCAGAGAAATTGACAGGCTTTCCATCCCGTCCATCTTTCTTTCAGATGGACCACATGGAATCAGAAAACAGGCAGGAGCAGGAGATCATCTGGGACTGAATGCATCCTTAAATGCGACATGTTTTCCCACAGCAGCGACGATTGCAAACAGCTGGAATCAGGATCTGGGGGAAGAGATTGGACAGGCTCTTGGAGAGGAAGCAGCAAGTATGGATGTAAATATACTGCTTGGTCCGGGATTGAATATTAAAAGAAGCCCATTATGTGGAAGAAATTTTGAATATTTTTCAGAAGATCCATATCTTTCCGGGAAGATGGCAGCATCATATATTCGTGGAATACAGAGTAAAGGCGTTTATGCCTGCCCGAAGCATCTGGCGGTTAACAGTCAGGAACTTCGGAGAATGGCAATGGATGCAGTTGTTGACGAACGGACATTAAGAGAAATATATCTGACCGGTTTTGAGATAGCTGTTAAAGAAGGACACGCAAAAGCAATCATGAGCAGTTACAACCAGATTAATGGGATTTATGCTAATGAGGACAAACATCTTTTGACAGACATCTTGCGCAAAGATTGGGGATTTGATGGAATTGTAATAACAGACTGGGGCGGAAGCAATGACCATGTGAAAGGTGTTGCTGCCGGCTCAAATCTGGAGATGCCGTCCTGTGGGTATGATTCTGCAAGAGAAGTGATTGCTGCTGTCCAAAAAGGAAAGCTGAAGGAAGTGGATTTGGATGAAAGAGTTGGAGAACTGGTAGATGCAGTGATGGAACTGACATCAGGAAAGAAGCTTTCAGATAAAAACTTTGACAGAAACGCACATCATCAACTGGCAAGGAAAGCAGCAGCAGAAAGCATGATTCTTCTAAAAAATGAAAAACAGATTCTTCCGCTGGATACCAAAAAATCCATCGCTGTTATTGGAGATTTTGCTTTTTCACCCAGATATCAGGGGGCAGGATCTTCTATGGTCAATCCAACAAAAGTAGAAGATATGTCATCGATTTTGCAACAATATGATCTGAATATTCTGGGAATGACAAGAGGCTATCATAGAAATGGAGATGTAGATGAGAATGATAGAAAGTTTGCATTAAATTTGTCTATGAATGCGGATATTGTAATTTTCTGCTTTGGTCTTGATGAGATCAGTGAATCAGAAGGACTGGACAGAACCCATATGCGTATTCCGCAGGATCAGATCGATCTTCTGCAGGATATTAGTAAGGTGAATGAAAATGTTATTGGAATACTGAGTGCTGGATCAGCGATAGAAATGCCATGGCACACCTGCTGCAAAGCGATTTTGCATGGCTATCTGAATGGACAGGCAGGCGCTTCTGCAACATTGGATATTCTGACCGGAAAGGTGAACCCATCAGGAAGACTGGCAGAAACATATCCCATATCTTATGAACAGACACCGGCATTTCGATATTATCCAAGTAATGAGAAAACATCGGAATACCGCGAGAGTGTTTATGTAGGATATCGCTATTATGATACTTCAAAAGTACGGGTGCAGTTTCCATTTGGTTTTGGACTTTCCTATACGGAATTTACATATTCTGATCTTATCATAGAAGAGGATGGAATCAAAGTTTCGGTTACCAATACAGGTGACAGAGATGGAGCTGAGGTTGTTCAGATGTATGTAGGACTTCCTAATGCAATCGTGTTCCGACCGGAAAAAGAACTGAAAGGTTTTGCAAAAGTTTATCTAAAGGCAGGAGAAAGCAGACAGCTCAGGATTCCCTTTGATGATAAGACATTCCGTTATTGGAATATAAAAACGGGACAGTGGGAAATAGAAACAGGAACTTATCAGATTATGGTAGGAGCCAGTGTTGCAGATATTCGTTTAACAGGTATGACTGAGAGAACTGGAAATAGTAAAGGGTATCCGTATAATCCGGCAAAAATGCCTTACTATTATACAGGAATCGTGCAGAAAATATCAGATGAGGAATTTCGTGAACTTCTTGGCCATGAGATACCGAACGGGAGATGGAGTGGAAATCTGGAAATTAATGATGCAATTTGTCAGATGTATTATGCAAAAAGCCGACTTGCAAGACTGATATATAGATGTCTCACAAAAATGAAAAAGAAGAGTGAGGCACAGGGAAAGCCGGATCTGAATATTCTTTTTATTTACAATATGCCGTTTCGGGGGATTGCCAAGATGACCGGCGGGGCAGTCAGTATGGAAATGGTATATGGAATTGTCGATGCTGTGAATGGCCACTTTATGCTTGGAGTAAAGAAAGTAGTTGGCGGATATTTCAGAAACAGAAGAAATAATAAGAAATATGAAAAATTATTAAAAGGAGACGGAGGGAAGCGCAGATGA